The following DNA comes from Stigmatella erecta.
GGACAGCGCGGGCAAATGCCCTCGCAAGACCCAGATCGCCATCAACAACGGGTGCTGGGTGGAACTGAAGGTTGCGCCTGACGCCTGTGAAGATGGCTACCTGCACAAGGGAGGCTGCTACATGCCCGCGTTCCGCCCGGCACCTACTCCAACCTCCCATCCCACCACTCCTCGCCAGGCACCATGACCTCAAGGTCTTGTCTTGCCAGTCCGGGCTCATCGGCGCGAAAGAGAGCATCCATGAACCGAGACAACCACACGCGGTGCTCCGTTGTTCGCGCGCTCGTACTGTGTGCCGGACTCTGGGGCGCGGCGGGTTGTAGCACCACCCCATCAGTGCCCTCGGGCACAGGGGGTTCAGGCTTGGCGGACGCCGGCTCGAAGGTTGGGAACGTCCCCACGAAGAGGGGCAACGCCATCGCGCAGGCCGCAGATTGCAACCAGACCGATACGACGATCTCGTGCTGCCTCAAGAAGAACCCAGGCCAGTACGAGCGCTGCGGGACGGTGGCTCCGAATCAAGCCCCCAAGTCAGCCCCGAAGCGTTCGCCCAAGGACTCGCCCGGACCGGTCGCGCCCCCTCCGGGTGCGTCATCGGAGGGTAGAAGAGAGCGGGAGCGGAGGTGCCGCGACTATTGGAACCAGTGCATCGCGATGGGCGGCGAACACGAGAAGCGCGGGCAACACGGTCAGACCGTCTGCCGGGCCTGCTATGAGCGCTGCGTGGCGGAAGGCTTTTGGCCTGAGAGCGTCAACGACTTTCAGTGCTTCGGAGGATTCTAGCCGTGCCGCGCTCTCGCAAGCAGTGGTGGCTCACGGTGGCGGAGCAGCGCGAGTGGCTCACCTTCGGTTTGGCTCACGCTGAAATGCCCTTTGAAGTCGTCGTGGCGGCACTTCAGGATCTCGAGCGGCAATTTGCCCGGGAGGCACGAACTCCCGCCGAACGTCTGCACCTGAAGCGGCTAACGGCGCTGACGGCTGTCCACGAGGCTTTCAGCCACATGCGCCCCTGGCAGGACTTCGGCCCATGGCTGCGCAAAATCAGGAGGCTTGGTTTTCCGACCCTCTGGGACCGCTTCCACGTCTCGACCCTTTATGTGCAAGCCTTGCCCAGCTTTCGAGAGCAAGCAGCGGCCGCCTTCGCCATGCTGGCAGACACGGAGCGCCGGGTGCGGCGGTTGCCCCAGCATCGGCCCTCGCGCCAGCAAATGCTGGACGGCATTGCTCACGCGCTGCGCGAGGCCGCCCGATACGGTATAGAGCCTCTCCAGGAGAGGTAACACGCGGGGAATCACATGCACCGAAATGTCGAAACGATTCTTTGACCTGAAGATCGACGTCTATGTGCCAGGGCGTTGGTATCTGGCGGAGCCTGCGCACCTCAACGGCCAGGAAGTGGATGACATCTGGGCATTCATCCAAGGCAAGCCGGTCGAGCTTCGCGAGCGGCTGCGCATTCCCCTCTTCAAGCCTGGCAAACCGCTGGACCTCGAGTTTGCTGGCGCCGGGCAAACGCCCATCGTCAGCGCGCGGGCTGCTGCCGTGTTCCGTGACATGGCCGCCAGCGATGTTCAGCTCTTCCCGGTCGAGGTCGAAGGACAATCCGAACCGTACTTCCTGCTGAATGTGGCACGGGGGATCCGGTGCATCGACGATGCAGCCTGTGAGGAGGCCCGGCGCTGGACACCCGAAGATGGCCGGCCAGACCGGGTAGGGCAGTACCATGTCGTTTCAGGTCTGCGCATCGACCCGTCCAAAACAGGCGATGCCCTCGTGTTCCGCCTGTGGGGTTACCACCCACCGATCATCGTCCACGAAACCATCAAGAACGCCCTGGAACGGACCGGCATCAAGGGCGGGCGGTTCGATGAGGTCTGATCATGTCCTGGCAT
Coding sequences within:
- a CDS encoding imm11 family protein, whose translation is MSKRFFDLKIDVYVPGRWYLAEPAHLNGQEVDDIWAFIQGKPVELRERLRIPLFKPGKPLDLEFAGAGQTPIVSARAAAVFRDMAASDVQLFPVEVEGQSEPYFLLNVARGIRCIDDAACEEARRWTPEDGRPDRVGQYHVVSGLRIDPSKTGDALVFRLWGYHPPIIVHETIKNALERTGIKGGRFDEV